The sequence below is a genomic window from Serinus canaria isolate serCan28SL12 chromosome 4A, serCan2020, whole genome shotgun sequence.
GGGGTCGGCGccgtgcagcagcagcaggcggAAGCACTCCAGGTGCCCGTAGGCGGCCGCCAGGTACAGCGGGCCCGAGCAGGCCGCCGCGTTGGCCGCCCACTCGGGCAGGCGGGCCCGCACGTTGGGCTCGGCGCcgtgctccagcagcagccgcaCGATGGCCGCCCGGCCGTCCCTGGCGGCCAGCAGCAGCGGCGAGCAGTTGTTGTAGGCGCTGCCCGCGGGGCTGGCGCcggcctccagcagcagccgcaCGCACTCGCCGTGCCCGTTGCTGACAGCCACGAAGAGCGGGGTCTGCGCCTTCACGTCCAGGCTGTCCACGAGCGCGCCGTGCGCCAGCAGCAGCCGCAGGCTCCGCACGCAGCCCCGGGCGGCCGCCAGGCGCAGGGGGCGTGCTGGGCACGCCCCAGCCGCTCCGGCGGTCGATCAGCCTCCTGTACCTGTCCTGCGACAGGAGCCTGGCCAGCGCCTCGTGGTCGTCCTGGCACACCGCCCGGCTCAGCTCCTCGCTCTCCCCGCTGTCCTCCTCGtcatccctgggctgcagcagggagaacATCTTGTTGATGTCCATCAGGCTCATTTTGTCGGGTCTGGGCTCCATGTGCCGCTCTCATGGTAAAGGATGAGGCCGAAGATCTACAGGATGGCAGAACCGGCACCAAGCCCAGGTTAGAACCAGTCCCTGACACCGAGAGCTGCATTTTAGTGCAAGCTTATACTCAACAAAAGGAAGATTCTCCAAGAAATGGACGAACATTGGATGAGGATGCTGCTGATGTGCTCATGGACCTGGCACCACATGAGGAAATCCACATGGgtgaaaggctgagggaaaaaCGGAGCTCAGTGCTGTAGTGGGTACGTGGGTCAAGATCccataaaatcatggaatggtctGGGTGGGAAGaaccttaaagcccacccagtgccacccctgccctgggcagggacaccttccactgtcccaggctgctccaagtcccagtgtccagcctggccttgggcactgccagggatccaggggcagccacagctgctctgggcaccctgtgccagggcctgcccaccctgccagggaacaattcccaattcccaatatcccatccatccctgctctttggcagtgggagccattccctgtgtcctgtccctccatcccttgaCCCCAATCCTGAGGGATGAGGTGAATGTGAAGCAGTCAGTTTGATTAGGGATCAAACATCTTCCAACATCTCCCTTCCAAACGATGCCAGCGTTAGAATCCCGCCgttcctccctcctgcctgctggagccCCGTGGTCACGGCGAGAGAAGGGTCTGGGATATTTCGGCTGAGGGATTTGAGGGAGGAAGGGTGGAAGTGCTGAGCTGGTCACACCCAGTGGCACCGAACCCTGGCAGCCTCGCTGGGCTCTGCACACGGGATGTGGCCTCCGGAGCcgagggacagggatgggatgtCCCGGCTGGCACCTGAGCAGCTGGAAGCGCTCGGGGTGGGCAGAGGAATGTCTCGGCAGCTCGGGGCAGCTCGGGTTTCCTCGGGAGAGGCAGAGCCGGGGCTGACCTGTCCTGGGAGAGGCTAAGGAACTGCACGGGACAATTAATTAGCGAAGGAGGCGTAGCAAACAGTTAATTATCTGATAAGCAGAAGGAGCAATCAGCCTCGTTGTGCACCTGAGCCCACCGGTGTCGGGGCAGTCATGGGGACCTGTCCCACATCACCCACGGGGACACTGCCACCAGCTCAGGGGGACCCCAGCAAGGCCACCAGCACAGCCGGGGACACTGGGACAAGTCTGATGGCAGCaacagcaaagctctgctgggctgccacCCGTTAGCCCAATTTATACAGAAATGTGGGAAATTCCAATACTGCTGCTCCTCATTGGACACACCAGCGATGAGCTCTGGAGCTTTGGGATCACCCACCCTCCTGGAGAATGGGCTGGGGGTTACTGCAGGTTTGAGTCAGAAAGACAGTTGTGTTCCCAGTTAGAGTCCCAAGGGATATggtgtggaaaaggaaaagagcagctgtGACATTTCCTGAACACACAAACAGCACCTCCAAAGGGAGCCTCCTTGGGCTGCCTGAGATCTCATgtggggagctgagggaggCTCCTCAACCAGGAGAGCCCAAACCAGGATTCGtggaatcacaaaatggttttgttttacaaGGAACTTAGAAgttcatctcatcccaccctctgccatggcagagatacctcccactgtcccaggctgctcccagccccagtgtccagcctggccttgggcactgccagggatccaggggcagccgtagctgctctgggcaccctgtgccagggcctgcccaccctcactcTTCTGTCAccccctgagctggcagagctgtccaAGCACCTGCAGACCCCAAAAAGAGG
It includes:
- the ASB12 gene encoding LOW QUALITY PROTEIN: ankyrin repeat and SOCS box protein 12 (The sequence of the model RefSeq protein was modified relative to this genomic sequence to represent the inferred CDS: deleted 1 base in 1 codon) gives rise to the protein MEPRPDKMSLMDINKMFSLLQPRDDEEDSGESEELSRAVCQDDHEALARLLSQDRYRRLIDRRSGWGVPSTPLRLAAARGCVRSLRLLLAHGALVDSLDVKAQTPLFVAVSNGHGECVRLLLEAGASPAGSAYNNCSPLLLAARDGRAAIVRLLLEHGAEPNVRARLPEWAANAAACSGPLYLAAAYGHLECFRLLLLHGADPDYNCTEQAVLAQIREPKTLLETCLRHGCRGDFIRLLIDFGANVYLPGVPADGPAPRSEGLELLLHARAHPKSLLSQSRLAMRRLLKQPGHSATLGELEIPTALAKYLQHQP